One Dreissena polymorpha isolate Duluth1 chromosome 9, UMN_Dpol_1.0, whole genome shotgun sequence genomic window carries:
- the LOC127846672 gene encoding uncharacterized protein LOC127846672 — translation MNILNIEVIIKVKSNRIHSLNSIFKMATFSQSTVDKGSDSFTDFCCSPCKEHNFDQWAEFYCTNCQKCYCAKCINLHSQLFGKHVTYGRGDTSKWPVFIDVFTVKGYDVGIASDSSSCHITAVCVLSHDQILVADNANECVKLLDLQYQVVGHCDLYTHPRDMCLITPSEVAVTVNKDKTHEVQFVSVNVGQLVKGMKLQFQHECYGIAHDQKDLYLTTGTALYKYSMSGDLLNKLYEKTSGKHSVLKCAVSPTGDKIFVTNGDHHKVLTLARDGTVLFTFTDPDLKWPCGIHVTAQGQVLVCGGTSNNLMQLDGEGRKKLATLATNRDGLSDPKSVFYIRSTASIIMGQYASGKILVFKVQ, via the exons atgaacatattaaatattgaagTTATCATTAAAGTGAAGTCTAACAGAATTCATTCCTTAAACTCAATATTCAAGATGGCGACCTTTTCTCAGTCAACTGTGGATAAAGGCTCTGATTCATTTACAGACTTTTGTTGTTCGCCATGTAAAGAGCACAATTTTGACCAGTGGGCAGAATTTTACTGCACTAACTGTCAAAAATGTTATTGTGCAAAGTGTATAAACCTGCATAGTCAGTTGTTTGGGAAACATGTGACATATGGAAGGGGAGACACAAGTAAGTGGCCAGTGTTTATTGACGTATTCACTGTGAAAGGGTATGATGTGGGAATAGCAAGTGATTCATCTAGCTGTCATATCACTGCCGTCTGTGTTCTCTCTCATGATCAGATTCTTGTTGCAGATAATGCAAATGAATGTGTAAAGCTACTAGATCTGCAATACCAAGTGGTGGGACACTGTGATTTATATACTCACCCACGTGACATGTGTCTAATCACACCAAGTGAAGTAGCTGTCACTGTGAATAAGGACAAgacacatgaggtccagtttgtcTCCGTGAATGTTGGGCAGCTGGTTAAGGGAATGAAGTTACAGTTTCAACATGAATGTTATGGTATTGCTCATGATCAGAAGGACCTGTATCTCACCACTGGCACTGCACTTTACAAGTATTCAATGAGTGGAGACCTGTTGAATAAGCTGTATGAGAAAACATCAGGCAAGCATTCAG TATTGAAGTGTGCAGTGAGTCCAACAGGTGACAAGATATTTGTCACCAACGGTGACCATCACAAGGTCCTCACCCTGGCCAGAGATGGTACAGTACTCTTCACCTTTACAGACCCAGACCTAAAATGGCCATGTGGTATTCATGTGACAGCTCAGGGACAGGTGCTGGTTTGTGGAGGGACATCCAACAATCTCATGCAGCTGGATGGTGAAGGCAGGAAGAAGCTGGCAACTCTTGCTACCAATAGGGATGGACTAAGTGACCCAAAATCAGTCTTCTACATCAGGAGCACAGCCTCAATCATTATGGGACAATATGCTTCAGGCAAAATCCTGGTGTTTAAAGTACAATaa